From a region of the Bacillus sp. 2205SS5-2 genome:
- the tnpA gene encoding IS200/IS605 family transposase encodes MDGYQKSSHAVFDIKYHVIWVTKYRYKVLHGPIAKRTRELIRQGCEARGITILQGSVGKDHIHLLLSCPPSLAPSK; translated from the coding sequence ATGGACGGTTATCAAAAAAGTAGTCATGCGGTATTTGATATAAAATATCATGTTATATGGGTTACGAAATATAGATATAAAGTTCTACATGGACCAATTGCCAAAAGAACAAGAGAATTAATAAGGCAAGGCTGCGAAGCAAGAGGAATCACGATTTTGCAAGGGAGTGTGGGGAAAGATCATATCCACTTATTGCTATCTTGTCCTCCAAGCCTAGCACCAAGTAAAAT